The genomic region GCGGATTGTCACCGATACCATCAGCGACAATGCGGCCAATGCCGGTATCGTTTTGGGACGTGAGCGCCATGCTGGGCAGGCCCATGATCTGCGCTGGACCGGTGCCATCGTTAGCCTCAATGGCACGGTTGAGGAAACCGGGCTGGCGGCTGGGGTGCTGAATGATCCGGTGACCTCGGTTTTGTGGCTGGCGCGGCGCATGGCGACCTATGGACAACAGATCGAGGCCGGGGATATCGTCCTGTCAGGGTCGTTCATTCGCCCCATTGAATGCCCTCCGGGCGCTGAAATCTCAGCTGATTTTGGCCCGTTTGGCTCTGTTGAAATCACATTTGCCTAAAAAGGGGTCTCCCATGGCTGTTCCCACCAACCCATTCAAACAAGCCCTTGCCAATGGCGAGCGCCAGATCGGCTGCTGGCTCAGCTTTGCCGAGGCCCCGGCTGCGGAAATCATGGGCACTGCCGGCTTTGACTGGCTGGTCATTGATGGCGAGCACGGGCCCAATGACATCCGCTCTATCCGCGATCAGCTGATGGCGCTGCAGGCCTCGGACAGCCATGCGGTGGTTCGGGTGCCGGTGAGCGAGACATGGATTCTCAAACAGGTGCTGGATGCTGGCGCGCAGACGGTGCTGGTGCCGATCATTGAAAGCGCCGAGCAAGCGCGCGAGGTGGTGCGGGCCTGCCAGTATCCACCACATGGAACGCGGGGTGTTGGGGCAACCGCCGCACGGGCCACTGGGTTTGGGTCAGTCAGCGAGTATATCCAGACCGCCGATCAGCAGATCTGCGTGCTGTTGCAGGTGGAGAACCGGGCCGGGATTGCGGCGCTGGACGAAATCCTGACGGTTGAAGGCGTAGACGGAGTGTTCATCGGTCCGGCGGATCTGTCCACCGACATGGGATTTCAAGGCAATGCGGCCCATCCGCAAGTGCGCCAGGTGATTGCCGATGCCCTGTCCAGGATTTCCGCCTCGGGCAAGGCGCCGGGCATTCTGGGCATCAGCGAGGAGGCGACGCAATCTTATCTGGATATGGGAGCACAGTTTCTTGCCGTCGGTATCGACGTTTTGCTGCTGGTTCAATCAGCCCGCGCCCTGGCGGCGCATTGGAAGGCAAAATAGCGACGGCCCAGCGGAACTGACGGGCGCCCAGGGAGCGGCCTGATAGCGATCTGGCACGCATAAGAAAAGGGGCTCTCTCTTGCGAGAAAGCCCCTCTTCAAACAAAGCCTTGGCTTAGCCCTTCTTGAGCACTTCACGACCCAGAAGTTCGGCGATCTGCACCGCATTCAGGGCGGCACCCTTGCGCAGGTTGTCGGAAACACACCACAGGTTCAAACCGTTATCGATGGTGCTGTCCTGACGAATGCGGCTGATGAAGGTGGCGAAATCGCCAACACATTCCACCGGGGTCACATAACCACCGTCTTCACGTTTATCGATCACCATGATGCCGGGCGATTCGCGCAGGATGTCGCGGGCCTCGTCTTCATCCAGGAAGTCTTCGAATTCGATGTTGATCGCCTCGGAGTGGCCAACAAACACCGGCACCCGCACACAGGTCGCAGTGACCTTGATCTTGGTGTCGATGATCTTCTTGGTCTCGGCGACCATCTTCCACTCTTCCTTGGTCTCACCCGAATCCAGGAACACGTCGATATGCGGGATCACGTTGAACGCAATCTGCTTGGTAAAGGTCCTAGGCGGTTTGTTATCGGTCGGGTTGTAGATCGATTTGGTCTGATCCCACAGCTCGTCGATGCCCTTGGTGCCGGACCCAGAAACCGACTGATAGGTCGAGACCACCACCCGTTTGATGGTGGCACGGTCGTGCAACGGCTTCAGCGCCACCACCATCTGCGCGGTCGAGCAGTTGGGGTTGGCGATGATGTTTTTCTTGGCATAGCCGTGGACCGCCTGAGGGTTGACCTCGGGCACGATCAGCGGAATATCAGGGTCATAGCGGTACAGCGACGAGTTATCGATCACCACGCAGCCAGCAGCGGCTGCCTTGGGCGCATAGATCTTGGTCGCGTCGGACCCGATCGCAAACAAAGCCATATCCCAGCCGGTAAAGTCGAACGTGTCCAGGTCGGTGGTTTTCAAAGTTCGCTCACCAAAGCTGACTTCAGATCCCAGCGATCTCCGACTTGCCAGCACGACAATCTCATCAACTGGAAACTGGCGCTCAGCCAGGATGTTCAGCATTTCACGGCCCACGTTGCCCGTGGCGCCGACGACGGCGACGCGATAACCCATAGTGTCTCTCCAATATTAGAGCCGGTCCCATGACCGGCTGCGGTCTCATATCGGGAATCCCCCCTGCCGGAAAGGTCAGAAGCGCCCTCTGCCGCGTCTACAGGGTATATAAGGGTATATATGTGACTGAGTGCCTATTTTTCACGCAACCTTACGGTCGGGGCCGAGGTTGGTCGGTGGACCTGACGGAAAATTCGGCTAGTTTGATCCGGGCAGCTGCTGGCATGGGTAGGCTATGAAAACGCACAGATTCTATGAGGACTTACCACGCCGAGACAAGTTCTCTGATCTGGCCCAACCCAAAGCTTTCACCCCGTTACCGCAAGACTGGCTGGTCGGGTGCTGTGACATTGTCGATTCCACCGGGCTGATTGCCGCCGGGCGATATAAGACCGTGAATATGATCGGGGCCTCGGTGATTTCGGCGCTGATCAATGCCATGCAGGGGCGTGCCTTTCCCTATGTGTTTGGCGGTGATGGGGCCTCCTTTGCAATTCCCCCAGCGGAACAGGACAGCTGCCACCAGATCCTGTCCAACCTGCGCAGCTGGGTCTCTGCTGAATTCAGCGTTGATCTGCGGGCCGCCCTGCTGCCCGTCGCATGGATCCGCGCCGAGGGGCTGGAGGTTCGGGTCGCCCGCCATGCGGTCTCTGCGGGCGTCGATTATGCCATGTTCAGCGGCGGTGGTCTGGCCTGGGCCGAACAGCAAATGAAGGCGGACGGATTTTCTGTCCCCGCCTCGGAGCATGTCACCCCACCAGATCTGACCGGGTTGTCCTGCAGGTGGAGCAACATCAGGGCGCGCAACGGCAGTATTATTTCACTGGTGATGCTGCCACCACGGCAGGGTGAGAGCCGCGGGTTTTTGCAGGTGGTCCGCGACGTTCTGGCACTGGCGGCACAGTTGGAGCGCAGCGGTCACCCGGTGCCGCAAAGCGGCCCGCCGCTGCATTACCCCCCCCGGGGGCTGGCGCTGGAGGCGCATGTGTCGCGCGGCAGCACGCCGCTGGCTCTGCGCAAGATAAGGCTGCTGGTGAATAGCGCTATTGCCGGCTTGATGATGCGGAGCGGCAGGCGCTTTGGATCGTTTGATCCGGTTCACTATCGCGCCATGCTGAGCACCAATGCCGATTTTCGCAAATTTGACGACGGCTTGAAGATGACCATCGACTGCGATCCCGAGACCCGCAATCAACTGATTGACCTGTTGCAGCGTGCCACCACCGCGGGTCACATCCGCTATGGTCTGCACGAACAGGACGAGGCCATGGTCACCTGCATCGTGCCCTCGGCGACGCGGGACGACCATGTGCATTTTGTCGACGGCGCGACGGGTGGCTATGCCAGCGCCGCCGCAGCTCTGAAGGCAAAGGACCAGCAGGCCGGGCTCAGACCTGGATGAACAGATCCCGCTTGGGATCGAAACATTGCAGCCCACCCTCGCCGATGTCGGTCCACAATCCGTGCAGGCTAAGGGTGCCGTCCTCTACCGCCTTCGCAACAAAAGGAAAGCTCATCAGGTTTTCCAGCGAGGCCACCACCGCCTGCTTTTCCAGCTGCCTTAACTGCTCTTCTTTATCCTCGATATCGCGCACCAGTTCATACTTGGGTTTCAGGATATCCATCCAGCGGCCAACAAAGCTGTCCTTGGCCTCTAATTCGGGGGCGTGACCATTGCACATGTCAATGCAGCCCTCGACTCCGCCGCATTGTGAATGGCCCAGCACAATCAAATGCGCCACGTTCAGCACCGTCACAGCGTACTCTACCGTCGCACTGGTGCCGTGATGGTCGCCATCGGGCTGAAAAGGTGGCACCAAATTAGCGATATTTCTATGGATAAAGAACTCACCCTGGTCAGCGCCAAAGATCGATGTCACATGCACACGGCTGTCACAGCACGAGATAACCATGGCGCGGGGACGCTGTCCTTCGCTCGCCAGACGGCGATACCACCCCTTATTTTCCTCATAAGACGTGGCTTTCCAGCCATGATAGCGCGTCACAAGATAACCGGGCAGTGGCTTGGCAAATTCCATGTATCAATCCCTGAGTTGATAGTTCGCTGGGCTATTATCCTGTATTGTTAGCAAATTCGAGAGAGATGATCACCCCAAAGAAACCTTTTGAAAACCAGTAGACCGCAATGTTTATCCCGTGCCGTGGGGGTACAGATATTTGGGGTGAACTCTAGTGGCTAATATTTTGACTGTCATACATAACGAAACGGTCCGGCTTGATCCGGGGAAACTGAACGAACTCTATGCTCAGCTGGGCGAGGCCGGTGCCGAAGACGTGGTTTGCCGCGCCATCGAGGAATTGGCGGTGCGGCTGTCGCACTGCGAGCGTCTGTGGCGGCAAGACGATTTGGCGAACCTGCGCAAAAGCGCGCGATCCCTGGTCGCCATTGCCGAACAGATCGGCATGAGCGCCATGGCCGCCATTGCCCGCGATGTGACCGACGCGGTTGATAGCGGCGACCAACCAGCCATAGCGGCGACCCTGTTCCGGCTGCTGCGGGTGGGCGAACGGTCGCTGACTGCCGTATGGGAGCAGCAAGACCTCTCGGTCTGATTTAACAGCACATAATCCTGCAGCCAGGGCTTGCGGACGGCGTGGTGCCAGATACTCTAGGACGAAATTGTCCCCACATCCGGAGTATCGTGATGCCGCCTGTCTTTGCCCCGCCCTCGGATGTCGCCCTGCCGCTGCATGTTATTGATCAGGACAAATGCAAAGACTGGCTGCAACGCCAACCCGACCATGTTGCCGACTGGGCGCAGACCAACGGGTTTACCGGTGCTTGCGGACAGATGCTGCTGGTGCCCGGCCCCAGCGGCAAACCCGAGATGGCGCTGGCTGGCTATGGCACCCCGGCGCAACGGGCTCGGCGCCGGTTTGTGCTGGCTGGTGCCGCCGAGAAACTTCCCAAGGGGGTATACAGGATTGCCTCGGGGCTGGATCCGCAGGCACTGGATATCGAATGCCTTGGCTGGCTGCTCAGCAGCTATCGCTTTGGTCGCTACCACCACCAGGCTGAAATGAACGCCGCATTAATCGCGCCCGAAGGTGTTGATTCGGCGGGTATTGAATCGCTGGCTGCTGCGGAATGCCTGACCCGTGATCTGATCAATACGCCGTCCTCGGACATGGGACCGGACGAGCTGCAGGCGGCGGCTGAAACCCTGGCCCAGCAGTTTGGCGCCACTATATCGGTGACGACGGACGCGGCACTGCTGGAGCAGAACCTGCCGATGATCCATGCCGTTGGCCGCGCCTCGGAGCGGCGGCCGCGGCTGATCGACATGAGCTGGGGGACATCCGGCCCCAAGCTGACTCTGGTGGGCAAAGGCGTCTGCTTTGACACCGGCGGGCTGAACCTGAAACCCGGTGCCAGCATGGGGCTGATGAAGAAAGATATGGGCGGCGCTGCCACCGTGCTGGGGCTGGCACGGATGATCATGGCAGCGGGTCTGCCGCTGCAATTGCGGCTGCTGATCCCGGCGGTCGAGAACTCGGTGTCTGCCACCGCATTCCGCCCCGGCGACGTGCTGACTTCACGCAAGGGGTTGACGGTTGAGATCAACAATACCGATGCCGAGGGCCGTCTGGTGCTGGCCGACGCGCTGGCGCTGGCGGCGGAGGGCAAGCCGGATCTGCTGATCTCGATGGCAACGCTGACCGGCGCCGCGCGGGTTGCGGTTGGGCCGGATCTGGCGCCGTTCTTTACCGACAACGATAGTGACGCGGCGGCGCTTGCCTCAGCGGCCAATGGTAGTGCCGATCCGGTTTGGCGGCTGCCGTTCCACACCCCCTATGAGGCCAGGATCGAACCGGGCATTGCTGATCTCGACAATGCACCGGCCGGGGGCTTTGCCGGCTCGATCACCGCCGCGCTGTTCCTGCGTCGCTTTGCTGGCGCCAGCCGGTATATCCACTTTGACATCTACGGATGGAACCCCACGGCGGCTCCCGCCCAGCCCAAAGGCGGCGCAGGTCAGGGCGCGCGGGCCCTGTTTGCCGCCCTGACCAAGATGCTGAGCCTATGAGCAAATGCCAGATCATCCGCCCGGTGGTTGACCTGCTGGATCAGCCCGAGGGGGCGCGCCAGCGGCAGCTAATCTGGGGGGAACAGGTCACTGTCAAGGATAAGCAAGGCGGCTGGGCGCAGATCGTGGCGGCCAAGGATGGCTATCCCGGCTATGTGCCAAGCGCCGCATTGGCGGCGGCGGTCCAGACCACCCATTGGGTCAGCGCGGTGGCGACCCATGTTTACACGCGGCCAGATTTCAAA from Parasedimentitalea psychrophila harbors:
- a CDS encoding HpcH/HpaI aldolase family protein; the protein is MAVPTNPFKQALANGERQIGCWLSFAEAPAAEIMGTAGFDWLVIDGEHGPNDIRSIRDQLMALQASDSHAVVRVPVSETWILKQVLDAGAQTVLVPIIESAEQAREVVRACQYPPHGTRGVGATAARATGFGSVSEYIQTADQQICVLLQVENRAGIAALDEILTVEGVDGVFIGPADLSTDMGFQGNAAHPQVRQVIADALSRISASGKAPGILGISEEATQSYLDMGAQFLAVGIDVLLLVQSARALAAHWKAK
- a CDS encoding aspartate-semialdehyde dehydrogenase, which produces MGYRVAVVGATGNVGREMLNILAERQFPVDEIVVLASRRSLGSEVSFGERTLKTTDLDTFDFTGWDMALFAIGSDATKIYAPKAAAAGCVVIDNSSLYRYDPDIPLIVPEVNPQAVHGYAKKNIIANPNCSTAQMVVALKPLHDRATIKRVVVSTYQSVSGSGTKGIDELWDQTKSIYNPTDNKPPRTFTKQIAFNVIPHIDVFLDSGETKEEWKMVAETKKIIDTKIKVTATCVRVPVFVGHSEAINIEFEDFLDEDEARDILRESPGIMVIDKREDGGYVTPVECVGDFATFISRIRQDSTIDNGLNLWCVSDNLRKGAALNAVQIAELLGREVLKKG
- a CDS encoding DUF3095 domain-containing protein; translated protein: MKTHRFYEDLPRRDKFSDLAQPKAFTPLPQDWLVGCCDIVDSTGLIAAGRYKTVNMIGASVISALINAMQGRAFPYVFGGDGASFAIPPAEQDSCHQILSNLRSWVSAEFSVDLRAALLPVAWIRAEGLEVRVARHAVSAGVDYAMFSGGGLAWAEQQMKADGFSVPASEHVTPPDLTGLSCRWSNIRARNGSIISLVMLPPRQGESRGFLQVVRDVLALAAQLERSGHPVPQSGPPLHYPPRGLALEAHVSRGSTPLALRKIRLLVNSAIAGLMMRSGRRFGSFDPVHYRAMLSTNADFRKFDDGLKMTIDCDPETRNQLIDLLQRATTAGHIRYGLHEQDEAMVTCIVPSATRDDHVHFVDGATGGYASAAAALKAKDQQAGLRPG
- a CDS encoding carbonic anhydrase, with the translated sequence MEFAKPLPGYLVTRYHGWKATSYEENKGWYRRLASEGQRPRAMVISCCDSRVHVTSIFGADQGEFFIHRNIANLVPPFQPDGDHHGTSATVEYAVTVLNVAHLIVLGHSQCGGVEGCIDMCNGHAPELEAKDSFVGRWMDILKPKYELVRDIEDKEEQLRQLEKQAVVASLENLMSFPFVAKAVEDGTLSLHGLWTDIGEGGLQCFDPKRDLFIQV
- a CDS encoding leucyl aminopeptidase family protein, whose amino-acid sequence is MPPVFAPPSDVALPLHVIDQDKCKDWLQRQPDHVADWAQTNGFTGACGQMLLVPGPSGKPEMALAGYGTPAQRARRRFVLAGAAEKLPKGVYRIASGLDPQALDIECLGWLLSSYRFGRYHHQAEMNAALIAPEGVDSAGIESLAAAECLTRDLINTPSSDMGPDELQAAAETLAQQFGATISVTTDAALLEQNLPMIHAVGRASERRPRLIDMSWGTSGPKLTLVGKGVCFDTGGLNLKPGASMGLMKKDMGGAATVLGLARMIMAAGLPLQLRLLIPAVENSVSATAFRPGDVLTSRKGLTVEINNTDAEGRLVLADALALAAEGKPDLLISMATLTGAARVAVGPDLAPFFTDNDSDAAALASAANGSADPVWRLPFHTPYEARIEPGIADLDNAPAGGFAGSITAALFLRRFAGASRYIHFDIYGWNPTAAPAQPKGGAGQGARALFAALTKMLSL